The following coding sequences are from one Alosa alosa isolate M-15738 ecotype Scorff River chromosome 3, AALO_Geno_1.1, whole genome shotgun sequence window:
- the wdr3 gene encoding WD repeat-containing protein 3, whose translation MGLTKQYLRYVPSAVFGVIGSPKANIAYVTIRGGEKGRFVAVAACEHVFIWDVRKAEKVLILEGKKHEVTHLCPSPDGIHIAVGYEDGSVRIFSLLNGESNVSFNGHKTAVTAVQYDSLGARLVTGSRDTDVIVWDVINECGLYRLKGHKDAITQVLFLREKNLLVTSSKDSFVKWWDLDTQHCFRTMVGHRSEVWGLALLNQENRLLTGSADSELRAWDITYLDEGKEVGEPQQKKGKSLLDDEDDDGSDGGADNELEERILSCKKAGSILREGRDRVVSLMTDPKARVLLCHGTDNGLEVFSVLPEEEIQKKMDKKLKKAKKKALKAQEAGEEAVEPSVERKLSDEIFRLLTLRASAKIRSVDCLSLPGGELRLALLLQNNTVETYSLRPSDQVPAGDKTSRLTLGGHRTDARTLAFSSENTAILSASGETVKVWNRSTLQVVRTMACEYALCSLFVPGDRQIILGSKTGKLQVFELASGSLLETTDAHGGALWSMCLAPDQRGIVTGGADKTVKFWDFELVKDENSGPKRLTLKHMRTLQLDEDVLCVRFSPDHRLLAVSLLDCTVKVFYVDTLKFFLSLYGHKLPVLCMDISHDSGLIATGSADRNVKIWGLDFGDCHRSMFAHDDSVMFLQFVPKTHLFFTAGKDKKIKQWDADKFEHIQTLEGHHREVWCLAISPNGDHIVSSSHDKSLRLWDRTREPIILEEEKEMEREAEFEESMAKGDEPVVPGETAGEAAPAGKKTIETVKSAERIMEAIELYREETQKMEEHEAACKAAGKPLPPLKMNPILAAYGNISPSRYVLDVIKKVRSSELEVSLLVLPFPYVPDLLKLFNCYVQDGLDVELVCRCLFFLLRIHFGQITSNQMLLSVMDELRANTISKVKEIRDVLGFNSAGLQFLQREIENKEDVMFFADATGHFAEKKRKRKKRERAILSFA comes from the exons ATGGGGTTGACAAAGCAGTACCTACGTTACGTCCCCAGCGCCGTGTTCGGAGTGATCGGGAGTCCCAAAGCCAACATCGCCTATGTTACCATCAGGGGAGGCGAGAAGGGACGGTTTGTTGCAGTAGCAGCCTGCGAACATGTCTTTATATGGGACGTGCGAAAAGCAGAGAAG GTGCTGATTCTTGAAGGGAAGAAGCATGAGGTGACACACCTGTGCCCGTCGCCTGATGGCATACACATCGCTGTGGGGTATGAAGATGGCAGTGTGCGCATCTTCAGCCTGCTCAATGGGGAAAGCAATGTCTCCTTCAATGGCCACAAAACTGCAGTCACAGCAGTCCAGTATGATTCACTAGGTGCCCGCCTTGTGACTGGATCACGG GACACTGATGTGATTGTTTGGGATGTGATAAATGAGTGCGGTCTGTACAGACTTAAAGGACACAAGGATGCCATTACTCAAGTCCTCTTCCTAAGGGAGAAAAACCTACTGGTGACCAG CTCAAAAGACAGCTTTGTGAAATGGTGGGATTTGGATACTCAGCATTGTTTCAGAACCATGGTGGGACACCGCAGCGAG GTGTGGGGGTTGGCTCTGCTCAACCAGGAGAACAGACTGCTGACGGGCTCGGCGGACAGTGAGCTCAGGGCCTGGGACATCACCTACCTGGACGAG GGGAAAGAGGTGGGAGAGCCTCAACAGAAGAAAGGGAAAAGTCTCctggatgatgaggatgatgatggcaGTGACGGAGGTGCTGACAATGAACTGGAAGAG AGGATCCTAAGCTGTAAGAAGGCCGGTTCTATCCTCCGAGAGGGTCGGGACAGAGTGGTGTCTCTCATGACCGACCCCAAAGCCAGAGTCCTCCTGTGTCAC GGTACTGATAATGGTCTAGAGGTGTTCTCTGTGTTGCCTGAAGAAGAGATCCAGAAGAAGATGGACAAAAAGCTCAAGAAGGCCAAGAAGAAGGCCTTGAA AGCACAGGAGGCAGGGGAGGAGGCGGTGGAGCCCAGCGTGGAGAGGAAGCTGAGCGACGAGATCTTCCGACTACTCACACTCAGGGCATCCGCCAAGATCAG GTCTGTGGACTGCCTGTCACTGCCCGGCGGTGAGCTGAGGCTGGCACTGCTGCTGCAGAACAACACGGTGGAGACGTACTCGCTCCGGCCCAGTGACCAGGTGCCCGCTGGCGACAAGACCTCGCGCCTGACGCTGGGCGGCCACCGCACCGACGCCCGCACGCTGGCCTTCAGCTCTGAGAACACGGCCATCCTCTCGGCCTCGGGGGAGACGGTCAAGGTGTGGAACAG GTCCACTCTGCAGGTGGTGCGCACCATGGCCTGTGAGTACGCCCTCTGCTCCCTCTTTGTCCCCGGAGATAGACAGATCATCCTGGGATCCAAG acGGGAAAGCTCCAGGTCTTTGAGCTGGCCTCAGGCAGCCTACTGGAAACGACAGATGCCCACGGTGGTGCGTTGTGGTCCATGTGCCTCGCACCTGACCAG AGGGGCATCGTGACTGGTGGTGCAGACAAGACTGTGAAGTTCTGGGACTTTGAGCTGGTCAAGGACGAGAATTCTGGACCAAA GAGGTTGACACTGAAACACATGCGCACTCTGCAGTTGGATGAGGACGTGCTGTGTGTGCGCTTCAGTCCAGACCACCGGCTGCTAGCGGTGTCTCTGCTCGACTGCACCGTCAAGGTCTTCTACGTGGACACACTCAAG ttcTTCCTGTCTCTATATGGACACAAGCTCCCCGTCCTCTGCATGGACATTTCACAT GACAGTGGATTGATAGCCACGGGCTCAGCTGACCGGAATGTGAAGATCTGGGGCCTGGACTTTGGTGACTGTCACCGCTCCATGTTTGCACACGATGACAG CGTCATGTTTCTCCAGTTTGTCCCCAAGACCCATCTGTTCTTTACGGCAGGGAAGGATAAGAAGATCAAACAGTGGGATGCCGACAAGTTTGAGCACATCCAGACTCTGGAG GGCCACCATCGGGAGGTGTGGTGCCTGGCCATCAGTCCCAACGGGGACCACATCGTGTCGTCCTCCCATGACAAGTCCCTGCGCCTGTGGGACAGGACCAGAGAGCCCATCatcctggaggaggagaaggagatg GAGCGGGAAGCTGAATTTGAGGAGAGCATGGCTAAAGGAGATGAGCCAGTG GTTCCTGGAGAGACGGCAGGTGAAGCAGCACCTGCTGGGAAGAAGACCATCGAGACGGTCAAATCC GCCGAGCGCATCATGGAGGCTATTGAGCTTTACAGAGAAGAGACACAGAAAATGGAGGAGCATGAAGCAGCCTGCAAGGCAGCAGGGAAACCG CTGCCTCCTCTAAAGATGAACCCCATTCTGGCCGCCTATGGAAACATTTCT CCCTCCCGCTATGTACTGGATGTCATTAAAAAAGTTCGCTCCAG tGAGCTGGAGGTGTCTCTGCTGGTGCTGCCCTTCCCCTATGTGCCTGACCTGCTGAAGCTCTTTAACTGCTATGTGCAGGACGGCCTGGATGTGGAGCTAGTGTGCCGCTGCCTCTTCTTCCTGCTCAG GATTCATTTTGGGCAGATCACTAGTAATCAGATGCTGCTGTCTGTGATGGACGAGCTGAGGGCCAACACCATCTCTAAAGTGAAGGAGATCCGG gacgTTCTAGGGTTCAACAGCGCTGGACTCCAGTTTCTGCAACGCGAGATTGAGAACAAGGAGGATGTGATGTTCTTCGCCGACGCCACCGGCCACTTTGcggaaaagaagaggaagaggaagaagagggagcGTGCCATCCTTTCATTCGcatga